The following proteins are encoded in a genomic region of Arachis stenosperma cultivar V10309 chromosome 4, arast.V10309.gnm1.PFL2, whole genome shotgun sequence:
- the LOC130974939 gene encoding uncharacterized protein LOC130974939: MKIEEAKPTRMVLQLADRTFKFPHGVVEDLLVKVGEFIFPADFVVLDMEEEANTSIILGRPFLATAGAIIDVQKGELVLRLHEEKMVFNVFKAMSYPKEPIGECMLVDTME; this comes from the coding sequence atgaagattgaggaagccaagccaACAAGAATGGTACTCCAATTGGCTGACAGAACATTTAAGTTTCCACATGGGGTGGTGGAAGACTTGCTAGTGAAAGTGGGAGAGTTCATTTTCCCTGCTGATTTTGTTGTGCTGGACATGGAAGAAGAAGCCAACACATCAATtatcctaggaagaccatttctagctactgctggagccatcattgatgtgCAAAAAGGAGAATTAGTCTTGAGATTACATGAAGAAAAAATGGTCTTCAACGTTTTCAAAGCAATGAGTTACCCCAAGGAACCTATAGGAGAATGCATGCTGGTAGACACCATGGAATAG